From Pirellulales bacterium, the proteins below share one genomic window:
- a CDS encoding glycoside hydrolase family 130 protein, with protein MKSEIESAVRRKSRQVDVGENGLQPIGHGVIGQIPWQERAQRSSDVVWRYSQNPLIGRHHMPGVQGVYNSAVARYGDRFVGVFRVEKRDRFPHLHVGWSNDGLKWDIDPKQIEFAEGDPKSPADYAYDPRLCEIDGTYYITWCGGHNGPTISVAATRDFKVYERLENAFLPFNRNGVLFPRKIGGKYFMLSRPSDDGHTPFGDMYVSQSPDICHWGMHRLVMRRGGGEVGQWWQRTKIGAGPIPIEIDEGWLMIYHGVMDTCNGFVYSMGAAILDRDEPWRVLYRVNQHIM; from the coding sequence ATGAAGAGCGAAATTGAGTCAGCGGTCCGCCGAAAGTCACGGCAAGTTGATGTCGGCGAGAACGGTTTGCAGCCAATAGGCCATGGTGTCATCGGGCAGATTCCGTGGCAAGAGCGGGCGCAGCGCAGTAGCGACGTCGTTTGGCGATACTCCCAAAATCCGCTGATTGGCCGCCATCACATGCCGGGCGTCCAGGGCGTTTACAACAGTGCGGTCGCACGATACGGCGACCGATTCGTCGGTGTGTTTCGCGTGGAAAAGCGCGATCGATTTCCGCATTTGCACGTGGGATGGAGCAATGATGGCTTGAAATGGGACATCGACCCCAAGCAGATTGAATTTGCCGAAGGCGATCCCAAGTCACCTGCCGATTACGCCTATGATCCGCGGCTGTGCGAGATTGACGGCACTTACTACATCACCTGGTGTGGCGGGCACAACGGGCCGACGATCAGCGTCGCGGCCACGCGCGATTTCAAAGTTTATGAGCGTCTGGAGAATGCATTCCTTCCGTTCAATCGAAACGGCGTGCTGTTTCCCCGGAAGATCGGCGGCAAGTATTTTATGCTGAGCCGACCCAGCGACGATGGCCACACACCCTTCGGCGACATGTACGTGAGCCAAAGTCCGGATATCTGCCACTGGGGTATGCATCGCTTGGTGATGCGGCGCGGTGGCGGTGAGGTCGGCCAGTGGTGGCAACGCACGAAGATCGGCGCTGGCCCCATTCCGATCGAAATCGACGAAGGCTGGCTCATGATCTACCACGGCGTGATGGACACCTGTAACGGTTTCGTTTACAGCATGGGCGCTGCCATACTCGACCGCGATGAGCCGTGGCGAGTGCTTTACCGCGTTAACCAGCACATTATG